One segment of Arvicanthis niloticus isolate mArvNil1 chromosome 5, mArvNil1.pat.X, whole genome shotgun sequence DNA contains the following:
- the LOC117708267 gene encoding late cornified envelope protein 3B-like codes for MSFQQSQNQCQTPPKCPSLKSTAQCLPAASSCCATTYGGFSAQNSERGSCLSHQRRRSHRCRSSSSCDHGSGQQSEGLGCGHSSGGCC; via the coding sequence atgtccttccaacaaaGCCAGAATCAGTGTCAAACTCCTCCCAAGTGCCCTTCCTTAAAGAGCACAGCACAGTGTCTGCCTGCAGCCTCTTCTTGCTGTGCTACAACCTATGGGGGCTTCAGTGCCCAGAACTCTGAGAGAGGCTCCTGCTTGAGCCACCAGAGGCGAAGGTCCCACAGATGCAGGAGCTCCAGTTCCTGTGACCATGGCAGTGGTCAGCAGTCTGAGGGTTTAGGCTGTGGCCACAGCTCTGGGGGCTGCTGCTAA